TTCATGTTTCAGATCAGGTCGCATGCGTACCCCCTTCATAGAACACGGATGACACTGATGACGCCGATCCCCGCCGATCCAGCCATATCTGCGAACATCCGCCTCATCCGCGTTATCCGCGTTCTATAATTCGCCGAACCGTACCGCAGCCGAAGCTTGTTTTCTTCCCCAGACCCATGAAGAATGCGGCGTCGGCCAGCAGATTGACAGCATATACGAAGCTGAGGACAGGGCTGCCGGTGATACGGTAAGTGGCCTGTCCAACAAAGCCGGTGATGCGTCGCCCGCCGCCAACATTCATGATGGCTGAGCGAAGTTGGAAT
This genomic stretch from Blastocatellia bacterium harbors:
- the cas6 gene encoding CRISPR system precrRNA processing endoribonuclease RAMP protein Cas6, with protein sequence FQLRSAIMNVGGGRRITGFVGQATYRITGSPVLSFVYAVNLLADAAFFMGLGKKTSFGCGTVRRIIERG